TCACTTTAGACAGATATTACTACTTCAACAAGATGAACAGATATTTACAGTTAAACTGTTTAAATACAAATATCAAATTTGTAATCTGCAGCTAATGCtatttttacattaaaaaagtGGTTTTGATTTAATAAGTAAGACTCAGTAAAGCTTGATCACTTCATTatcaaattatgaaaaaaattatgcatGCATAGTTAATTGAATTCAAATCTAACAACGAACCAAtgatataattatatcacaaaaGAAATTGACAACCATGAAAGCGTCTAGCGTCGATTGTAGTGTAAAATTATAAACTCTATTTTCAAAACTATTTCCTTGCTTGTGAAGCTGAAGCTATCAACCATTCTAACATTAAACGAATTGTCTTCTTTGTAGCTACTTACTGTATTTTTTCGAGAGCTCATTCACAGAGGGAGTCTTCGATCGACGGCGTGGGCTTCGCCGAGCAGCGTTTACAATAAGCGACGCTCGCCTGTTTGAAGACATATTTCTCGTTACTTGATCGGGCGATCGCGCTCAAATTACAGCCATAGAAAGATCATTCAATACGGAATCTTTTTCTGTCGAGGAGGCAAATTCAATCGAGCAAAATAACGGAGAACGATCCCTAGTGTTTACGTTAAACTTCAGCTGTTTCGCATGACTATTTCCCGGGCTTCGAAATGAATAATCATTTTTGTGTGAGCGCGGGAAATCCCATCAtgcattgcagtgttcattCTTATTTCCGCTGTCCATCTAATGcccgtacgaaaaaaaaaaaggaaaaaaatttttcttatttaatCCGCTTAACTAAGACTAGCCATTTAGCTGGATTAAAGGCCAAGAAGTTCAAAAGAGAAGTCCCAAGTCAAGAGTTAAACGAATCCCTTTTAATCGGCGCTTCTGATGACTTGTAATTAGAAGGAAGGAGGAATACTAGAGGACATGTAAGTCACATATGACGATACATCTTCCATGAAGGAAACGGAATACCCCACCACTtatttgcatctcattgaataacaataggGCCCTTTGTTTTATGACTTCAAAGGGTTAGGTGGAGGGTTAACAATGGTGGCCGTGTATCTTATAAAATACATTTTTGGACCGATTTCAGAATACCTATTCActtgaataatttaaatattgccttcttctctttTATAATTAGCACATTCATtcataacaaataataaatgaaggggtattctgaaatctaaCCAAATGTTTACTGTCTTGAACCACTTGATTAGCTTTTGGTCAAGTTGTAGCTTACTTTTGCCACCAAGGAAAACAGGGTCAAAGGACTGTCAAAAATAAAATGGTTTGTGTTTTGGCTAGGTATTGTTTCTTAGCTAGTTTACATCCCTTTCAATTTGTTTCATACTACTCGTGTCTTTCAATATGTTCCTTCTTTGAAGTCTTGCAAATCCAATTTGCTAACCAATGTTCCAGTCTCATTATAAAATCCCATTTTTTTCCTGAATGGTACTATCAAATTCCATGTTCCTGCATCATAATTTAAGGTAATTAATatgaatgaataaaaaaggCATCTTGCATGGACTCGTTTTGACAGAGTGACTGAGGGCATGTCTTAAATGGCCTCTTTCCTTCGCAGTTTTCTTGGAGCTTTCTACAACCCGCTGTTGGAGTAGAGAGCCCTCCATGCACTGCTAATGTAATTTTGGGGAagcacaaaataaataaatgaagaaaGACTTACTACTCATAAGAGACCAGACAGTCACTGTGAACATACCTGAACAACAATCTTTAATTGtgttttattaattaattttttgcctGGAGGGCATGTCTTGCAGAATATGAGTGCAACTATCCTTGTCTACACAAGAACCCAATAATCTTGGTTAAATACTTAAAACCTGACCACTGCTTTGAACAAAAGCTTTCCACAACATTGATGTAAAAATAGCTTACTTTCAAAATGTGAGGTTAGTTGTAACTGTTTTCCTTTGTATCAAAACACAAAGCAAACGTACATGAGATATAATCGAAAAGTAGTTTCACAATGCCTTCCACATatcagcctttttttttctttgaagaacAGTAGATAACTACAACAGTGAGCCTTCCTACTGAGTGAGGaggtctttttttctttaaggtgcACTTTGTTCTTTATATATGGTCTGCCATTGAAAGGAACCACTTTTCAAAAAAGTACTGTATCCAGTGGAGTTAGGAACAACAGCACCTTCTTTATTTGATCCAATaataattttgccatttttgaaaCTGTGTATTTAAATTCTCTGTTTGGTTTAAAAATGTGAATCCCTACTGGGCTAGAAAAATGCAGGACAGGTGTGTTCAATAACACAGTTTTTACAATGCTCCCTGATGTACATGAAAGTTTTGTAATTCAAGCTGCATTCTTGTACATTCAAGTACTGCAAGCTACAACACTGTGCAGCAATGGTCCTGATGCCCATGTCTGTCACACGATCGCAACCCCGCACACTCAGTTTCTTAAGCTGAGGGCAATGAATGCCGATGATGTGTAACCCATTATCAGTGATGTCACACTTGCCGGCATCAAGCGATCTCAGTTTCAAACAGTTTTGAACAATGTGGGTTATGCCGACATCAGTCACAGCTTCGCAGCCTCTGATGTTCACGTACTTCAACTTAATGCAGTGTTTTCCAATGAGTTTTATGCCAGTATCAGTCACTGGACATTTTGCTGCACTAAGATACTTCAAGCTTGCACAGTGCTTGGCTATTTCTTTCAAGCTAAAATCCCTCACTTTAAAACAGTCACTGATGCTCAGTTCTTTAAGCCGAGAACAGTGCTGAGCGACGTGTTTGATGCCAACATCTGTAACACGATTGCATCTGCGAAGGTAGAGGCTTTCTAGTAATCCACAGCTCAGACTGACAACTCTAAGACCCAGATCATCAAAAGCTGCACAGTCGCTCAAATCTAAGTGCCTCAATTTGAGGCTTGTACCATTCTGCCCCAAGCCCAAACCATTGGCTACTGCGACAGGAGCTGATAAGCTATTGACACAAGTACACCCAGTGACGTTCAGCTGAGTAACTGCTCGGCAGTTTGTTAAGACCTCGTGCAGTCCTTTGCTTGTGATACAACAACAACCAGAGACATCGAGGCCTTCAAGATCGATACAGAATCGCGCAATAAATCCCAAGCCTTTGTCGGCCAGAAGTTCGCAGCCATTCAATTTGATTGTGAGTACATTGAGGCAATAACCCTGAGTGTCCATTGCTAACTTGGTCAAGATGGTTCGAAGCACTTTATTGATATCACTGTCTTGGTAATTACTAATACTAATGGTTGACCAGAGCAATGGGTCCCAGCACAATTTCTGCCATTTGGAGCATACACCTGATGCCCTGCAAAGATCTCTTGACGGTAAATGAGAAAAGATGAAGATCAGAAGATCTTCTGGAAGGTCATTCAACGAATTTAATCCAGGAGTTGATTTTCTCCGGGAAGAGTACATCGGAGTGACATCCCCGAATGCACTGTGATCACTGACTGTAGTGGAGTCACTGTCATACCTAACTCTTGGAACAGTCTTGTTTGCTCTCTCCTGTTTAGTAATTCTGCTGCGGAGACGGGCTTGCAAAGAGTCCTTCCTCTTAACCTTACGATTGGATTGCTCAGGCGAGCTTTCATTGTAACCAATGCTGGAATTGAAATTACTGCTTCTCTGTGTCGATAGAGGTGAATCCACGTCGTCTTCAACATAACTGTCAGCAGCACCATGTAAATGATACTTGCCAACAGAGGAAAGAGTTCCATTGGAAATAATTCCTTTTCGAACAAGCTCACTATGATCCCGCACAGAAACACTGAATTTATCTTTGTCAGATGACATGGTAGAAATTGGTTCAGTAAGTGATTGTGAAGAAGAACTTTGCAAGCTGTCAGTTTCCATCCAGTTATGTGACTTTTGTCGATTAACAGTTTTTAACTGACTCTTTGCAGATGGCCCTAGCCTTTCTAGCGAGTCAGCACTTGTACCATTGTGCCCTCTAATAATTGTTCCTTCGACAACCTGGCTGTTCTCCTGCAGTTTAGGCATGCGTTTCCCTTCCTGGTGTTGTTTTTGATCAGTTGAGTGTTCATGTGCTTTGTGTTCTCCATTCATTTTCCTGTAATATCTTTCACTATTTCTTGGTGTTCTGTCAAGGGAAGCCTTAAGCTTCTGCCCTCTCCCTTGATTTTCTACAACACTGTTTCTGTCACTTTCATCCTTGCTCCTGAGAAAATCTGGAACTGTTAACTCCTTTCTAGGTATCATTAATCCTGATCCATTCATTGTTGAGAAATCTGAATCTTTCAGATCCCGCTTGACAACTGGAGAGCT
The nucleotide sequence above comes from Acropora muricata isolate sample 2 chromosome 12, ASM3666990v1, whole genome shotgun sequence. Encoded proteins:
- the LOC136892954 gene encoding F-box/LRR-repeat protein 7-like isoform X1, producing the protein MGNTQGRSPEEIKGKRKGKLPKGHHGKQFSPPQGRSGISHQNGGIVNNTNHRESSIHLPLKEFEVPDFLKDTQSQPRQGNSSPVVKRDLKDSDFSTMNGSGLMIPRKELTVPDFLRSKDESDRNSVVENQGRGQKLKASLDRTPRNSERYYRKMNGEHKAHEHSTDQKQHQEGKRMPKLQENSQVVEGTIIRGHNGTSADSLERLGPSAKSQLKTVNRQKSHNWMETDSLQSSSSQSLTEPISTMSSDKDKFSVSVRDHSELVRKGIISNGTLSSVGKYHLHGAADSYVEDDVDSPLSTQRSSNFNSSIGYNESSPEQSNRKVKRKDSLQARLRSRITKQERANKTVPRVRYDSDSTTVSDHSAFGDVTPMYSSRRKSTPGLNSLNDLPEDLLIFIFSHLPSRDLCRASGVCSKWQKLCWDPLLWSTISISNYQDSDINKVLRTILTKLAMDTQGYCLNVLTIKLNGCELLADKGLGFIARFCIDLEGLDVSGCCCITSKGLHEVLTNCRAVTQLNVTGCTCVNSLSAPVAVANGLGLGQNGTSLKLRHLDLSDCAAFDDLGLRVVSLSCGLLESLYLRRCNRVTDVGIKHVAQHCSRLKELSISDCFKVRDFSLKEIAKHCASLKYLSAAKCPVTDTGIKLIGKHCIKLKYVNIRGCEAVTDVGITHIVQNCLKLRSLDAGKCDITDNGLHIIGIHCPQLKKLSVRGCDRVTDMGIRTIAAQCCSLQYLNVQECSLNYKTFMYIREHCKNCVIEHTCPAFF
- the LOC136892954 gene encoding F-box/LRR-repeat protein 7-like isoform X2, which codes for MNGSGLMIPRKELTVPDFLRSKDESDRNSVVENQGRGQKLKASLDRTPRNSERYYRKMNGEHKAHEHSTDQKQHQEGKRMPKLQENSQVVEGTIIRGHNGTSADSLERLGPSAKSQLKTVNRQKSHNWMETDSLQSSSSQSLTEPISTMSSDKDKFSVSVRDHSELVRKGIISNGTLSSVGKYHLHGAADSYVEDDVDSPLSTQRSSNFNSSIGYNESSPEQSNRKVKRKDSLQARLRSRITKQERANKTVPRVRYDSDSTTVSDHSAFGDVTPMYSSRRKSTPGLNSLNDLPEDLLIFIFSHLPSRDLCRASGVCSKWQKLCWDPLLWSTISISNYQDSDINKVLRTILTKLAMDTQGYCLNVLTIKLNGCELLADKGLGFIARFCIDLEGLDVSGCCCITSKGLHEVLTNCRAVTQLNVTGCTCVNSLSAPVAVANGLGLGQNGTSLKLRHLDLSDCAAFDDLGLRVVSLSCGLLESLYLRRCNRVTDVGIKHVAQHCSRLKELSISDCFKVRDFSLKEIAKHCASLKYLSAAKCPVTDTGIKLIGKHCIKLKYVNIRGCEAVTDVGITHIVQNCLKLRSLDAGKCDITDNGLHIIGIHCPQLKKLSVRGCDRVTDMGIRTIAAQCCSLQYLNVQECSLNYKTFMYIREHCKNCVIEHTCPAFF